In Streptomyces nojiriensis, the sequence TCCTCCGCCTTGCCATGCACGGCACCGGACGCCGCGGGCTCGGCCGACAAGATCCGAAAGAGACGGCCTAGTGCCGCTGCGGCCGTCTCAGATCAGCTCTTCGCCCCGGCCGCGGCGTCCCCGGGGCCAGCGGCGGTTGACCGCGAAGGCGCCGCCCGCCAGGACGGCCAGTACACCGCCCGCGACGGCCAGCGCGGTGCCCGCGCCGCCGCCCGAGTCCTTGCCGGCCGCCGACGGGTCCTTCTCGTGCGACTGCGCCGGGGAGCCGTGCGAGGAGGTGTCCGCACTCTTCGGCGGCACCAGCTCACCCACCGGCTTGACCTTCCCGGCGGCCGCGAAACCCCAGTCGAAGAGCGCGGCGGTCTCCTCGTAGACCGAGTTCGCCCCGCCCGTTCCCGGATTCATCACCGTGACCAGCAGCTTCCTCGAACCCTGCTGCGCGGCGCCGGTGAAGGTGGAGCCGGCCATGGTGGTGTTGCCGTTCTTCACCCCGGCGATGCCCTTGTAGGGGGTGATGCCGCCGGCTCCCGTCATCAGCCGGTTGGTGTTCTGGATCTCGAAGTAGTCCCGCGGCTTCCCGGGCTCCTGCAGTCCGGGGAACTTCGCGCTCACCGTGCCGCAGTACTCCCTGAAGTCCTGCTTCTGCAGTCCGGAGCGGGCGACGAGCGTCAGGTCGTACGCGCTCGACACCTGCTCCGGGGCGTCGTACCCGTCGGGCGACACGACATGGGTGTCCAGGGCCTGCAGCTCCTCGGCGTGGGCCTGCATGTCCTTGACGGTCTTCTCGACGCCGCCGTTCATGGCCGAAAGTACATGCACGGCGTCGTTCCCCGACCGCAGGAACACCCCGAGCCACAGGTCGTGGACGGAGTACTCGAGGTC encodes:
- a CDS encoding D-alanyl-D-alanine carboxypeptidase family protein codes for the protein MSAKTTALTVLSAALLVPAALVVPAYAAPTPPAPAPPVSMSTVGGSLLGQPGTQVNLLPGAPALPANLTGRSWIVADAESGEVLAAHNAHWRLPPASTMKMLFADTVLPGLPKDQVHKVTDKDMEGVGPGSSLVGVKEDLEYSVHDLWLGVFLRSGNDAVHVLSAMNGGVEKTVKDMQAHAEELQALDTHVVSPDGYDAPEQVSSAYDLTLVARSGLQKQDFREYCGTVSAKFPGLQEPGKPRDYFEIQNTNRLMTGAGGITPYKGIAGVKNGNTTMAGSTFTGAAQQGSRKLLVTVMNPGTGGANSVYEETAALFDWGFAAAGKVKPVGELVPPKSADTSSHGSPAQSHEKDPSAAGKDSGGGAGTALAVAGGVLAVLAGGAFAVNRRWPRGRRGRGEELI